In the Leptospira sp. WS4.C2 genome, one interval contains:
- a CDS encoding LIC_11695 family lipoprotein codes for MKTKTLLTLITLGLSLFQCDLFDPESKVTSDDLVSMLALQQINANSMSEAQRLGLNVAYSHRFSIKNGPHLFCREYSTAYLEKQAEWEKDMEQTYTTIGNGIGIEIVVERMSGPCAVTNKVAACHYDGVDGINDLIPYAYTTEGEHKYLIPANAFYGTTDLKSAKEACERFKGTYVCYDPSKCWQ; via the coding sequence ATGAAAACAAAAACCCTTCTCACCCTAATCACCCTTGGACTCTCACTTTTTCAATGTGATTTGTTTGATCCCGAGTCAAAAGTTACCAGTGATGACCTGGTATCTATGTTAGCCCTACAACAAATCAATGCGAACAGTATGAGCGAGGCACAAAGACTTGGCCTAAACGTTGCTTATAGCCATAGGTTTAGTATCAAAAATGGACCTCATTTGTTTTGCCGAGAGTATTCAACTGCTTACCTAGAAAAACAAGCGGAATGGGAAAAGGATATGGAACAAACTTATACCACCATTGGAAATGGTATTGGTATAGAAATTGTAGTAGAAAGGATGAGTGGACCTTGTGCTGTAACGAATAAAGTGGCAGCCTGCCATTATGATGGGGTAGACGGAATCAACGATCTCATCCCTTACGCATACACTACAGAAGGAGAACATAAATATTTAATTCCTGCAAACGCATTCTATGGTACTACAGATCTAAAGAGCGCTAAAGAAGCTTGTGAGAGATTCAAAGGAACTTACGTTTGTTACGATCCAAGTAAATGTTGGCAATAA
- a CDS encoding PepSY-associated TM helix domain-containing protein yields MKAKTWYQLHMVLGIFGASFLLVLGLTGSLLVYGKEIQSLTGLNSITVEQDRLPLDTLYKQLLNQVPEGSVAGWLLSDLNDQADQVWFHNLETPSHESVYLINPYNGKVIGKMKEDRSDSLYGFLLVLHYSLFLGGVGYFLTGCIAFIYLFLAISGIKLYKRFWVSLFRLRWKESIQILFSDLHKFVGINAVWFHLILAITGGWWSFRDTVILTFPAEKVVHHLWHKEDSINQLVEQTKIEIPGFHLGYVSFPHHSKEEPIGIYGNRFDSSGLESRFGSYIRFDVKTKKIFEKVDMSKESFLNRVLDSFRPLHFGTFGNHLSKVVWVIGGLSPAILAISGVSIFYIKRKNKRRRTQKIPLSSS; encoded by the coding sequence GTGAAGGCAAAAACTTGGTATCAGTTGCATATGGTTCTCGGAATTTTTGGAGCGAGTTTCCTTTTGGTTTTGGGTCTGACCGGATCTTTATTGGTCTATGGAAAGGAAATTCAATCCCTTACTGGCTTAAATTCTATTACCGTAGAGCAGGACCGTTTGCCTTTAGATACTTTGTACAAACAATTGTTAAATCAAGTTCCGGAGGGAAGTGTCGCTGGTTGGTTGCTCTCCGACTTAAATGACCAAGCTGACCAAGTTTGGTTTCATAATTTAGAAACTCCCAGTCATGAATCTGTCTATTTAATCAATCCATACAATGGCAAGGTCATTGGAAAAATGAAGGAGGATCGAAGTGATAGTTTGTACGGATTTTTATTAGTATTACATTATAGCCTTTTTCTAGGTGGGGTTGGTTACTTTCTTACAGGATGTATTGCCTTTATCTATTTGTTTTTGGCTATCAGTGGTATTAAACTTTATAAACGATTTTGGGTAAGTTTGTTTCGTCTTCGATGGAAAGAAAGTATACAAATTTTATTTTCCGACTTGCACAAGTTTGTTGGTATTAATGCAGTTTGGTTCCATTTGATTTTAGCAATCACTGGCGGATGGTGGAGTTTTAGGGATACCGTGATTCTTACATTTCCAGCAGAAAAGGTAGTCCATCATCTTTGGCATAAAGAAGATTCGATCAATCAATTGGTAGAACAAACTAAAATAGAAATTCCTGGATTCCACTTAGGATATGTATCCTTTCCTCACCATTCAAAAGAAGAGCCAATTGGAATTTATGGGAATCGTTTTGATTCCTCTGGATTGGAAAGTCGGTTTGGCTCATACATTCGTTTTGATGTGAAAACCAAGAAAATATTTGAAAAAGTCGATATGTCGAAAGAAAGTTTTTTGAATCGAGTATTGGATTCATTTCGGCCCCTTCATTTTGGAACTTTTGGCAATCATTTGAGTAAGGTAGTTTGGGTAATCGGTGGACTCTCTCCGGCAATCCTTGCCATCAGTGGGGTTAGTATATTTTATATAAAGAGAAAGAATAAAAGAAGAAGAACCCAAAAGATTCCTTTGAGTTCTTCTTGA
- a CDS encoding DUF4334 domain-containing protein: protein MNTLEKKFNEMRGKKNNSTDDSFALFDALETVSIEDTIGRWHGSGFHTAHTMDGALETFNWYGKEFVDADNVHPLVFKSFGKTLFKVNPSLMPVRLATLIPSTRLWPLRYLFLLVRFLFQTSKSKARVRRIEFRGKLTAAMIYDNLPIHDVFKKVNQDTLFGCMDYRGMKQPFFFVLERDK from the coding sequence ATGAATACTCTTGAAAAAAAATTCAACGAAATGCGCGGCAAAAAGAACAATTCAACAGACGATTCGTTCGCACTCTTCGACGCATTAGAAACCGTTTCCATAGAAGATACAATCGGCCGGTGGCATGGATCTGGATTTCACACCGCACACACAATGGATGGGGCATTAGAAACATTCAATTGGTATGGTAAGGAATTTGTTGATGCAGATAATGTGCACCCTTTGGTGTTTAAGTCTTTTGGTAAAACTTTATTCAAAGTAAATCCATCTCTAATGCCTGTTCGTTTGGCAACTTTAATTCCATCAACCCGTTTGTGGCCTTTGCGATATTTATTTTTATTAGTTCGTTTTTTATTTCAGACTTCTAAATCAAAAGCCCGTGTTCGTCGAATCGAATTTCGTGGAAAACTTACTGCTGCCATGATTTATGATAATCTTCCAATTCATGATGTTTTTAAAAAAGTAAATCAAGATACTTTATTTGGATGTATGGATTACAGGGGAATGAAACAACCTTTCTTCTTTGTATTAGAACGAGATAAATAA
- a CDS encoding helix-turn-helix domain-containing protein: MNLIPFAGALVALILAVSHFIETIQKERKRKELVSSQGSIYSRKFKFETGVFYRYSSSFFFLSLSVLQLHVYAELTEGIHSCPFFYGIHIPCIFLIGPFIYIFFDEMSGGEYYKIPILHFIPSLLSLLYIYIMRPVNYELPSMDLHIQNISSSFGISIQYLLSLGVVSIFCYTLWISIRVFRWRFGSKEKLKSSFGPFLWLLIYSFFVVTLFVISQLFFMQMFFVACLGLSSLLAFILLLKTNHREIIPNFKTETRFARYKESRVNGINIAQVLQRLDDLMNLEQLYLNDNLTLPILSKRLDLSTHQLSEILNSHLEITFRNYVNQFRLMEAARLLLERPDMTILSIIYASGFNSKSSFHKLFQNRFGLSPQNYRLQSH, translated from the coding sequence ATGAATTTGATTCCGTTCGCAGGAGCATTGGTTGCTCTTATTTTGGCCGTCTCACATTTCATTGAAACGATACAAAAGGAAAGGAAGAGAAAAGAGCTCGTTTCTTCTCAAGGCTCAATTTATTCGAGAAAATTTAAATTTGAAACAGGTGTTTTCTATCGCTATTCTTCTTCATTTTTTTTCTTATCCTTGTCTGTTTTACAATTACATGTTTATGCTGAATTAACTGAAGGAATTCATTCATGTCCTTTTTTTTATGGAATTCATATCCCTTGTATCTTTTTAATTGGTCCTTTTATTTATATTTTTTTTGACGAGATGAGTGGAGGAGAATACTATAAAATACCAATTCTCCATTTTATACCATCTCTCCTGAGTTTATTATATATTTATATAATGCGTCCAGTGAACTATGAGTTGCCTTCTATGGATTTACACATTCAAAATATCAGTTCGAGCTTTGGGATTTCTATTCAATATTTACTGAGTCTTGGTGTTGTATCAATTTTTTGTTATACATTATGGATTAGCATTCGAGTGTTCCGTTGGAGGTTTGGTTCTAAGGAAAAACTTAAATCATCATTTGGACCGTTTCTATGGTTATTGATTTACTCTTTTTTTGTAGTCACTTTGTTTGTTATTTCCCAGTTGTTTTTTATGCAAATGTTTTTTGTTGCCTGTCTTGGGCTGTCGTCTCTTTTGGCTTTTATTTTATTGTTAAAAACGAATCATCGAGAAATTATTCCCAATTTTAAAACAGAAACGCGTTTTGCTCGATACAAAGAAAGTCGAGTGAATGGAATCAATATAGCTCAGGTTTTACAGAGACTGGATGACCTTATGAATTTGGAACAATTGTATTTGAATGATAATCTTACTTTGCCGATTCTATCAAAGCGATTGGATCTAAGTACACACCAGCTCTCTGAGATTTTAAATTCTCATCTGGAAATTACATTTCGTAACTATGTTAATCAATTTCGGTTGATGGAGGCAGCGAGACTTCTTCTGGAAAGACCTGATATGACCATATTGAGCATTATTTATGCTTCTGGATTCAATTCTAAATCTTCATTTCATAAACTTTTTCAAAATCGGTTTGGACTTTCGCCGCAAAACTATCGTTTGCAATCACATTAG
- a CDS encoding TonB-dependent receptor produces MTFLFEIESQTKTGFRKTSSPAPGTLLQKKFSILSSLLFISIFFTAPLLSQTTEKTPQSPSNGTDPVPNVGTKPADQGIRVTGKKDPRDREILRTPNSISRLNEQDIQDAGINRTNDIDKQVPNFSIIDSGSRNFTYFNIRGMRSIAFSEPAVGLILDGIPLNDNVALNTELYGIENIEVYRGSQATLFGKNFQGGVVEIRTKKPTNVAEGKITFDAGNYKKQETSAYYNAPIIKDKLFFGIAGKTTEREGYLSNVTGFYYPTNRPYEVPVELYKTHPDGRKGKAGRFRLYFTPNDIFEADLQVSAESFDDGSLNLVNYLGAKSEREKALLQGCVAMPSNCSKLYGTYVNRVNGDRKVYWDYEGKSNVTGNTYSLATTTKLPHVLLKTASAIRKMDIDPITADADFTTTDQHRSIYVEKATTFLNDVYVESKDKHDPLQFKAGIYSSNKITNIDTAREHRVQMYVGTDFGGLRAPARENNLTRIHDRNISFYTHNSYTFAEKFTVTIGSRLERQESRMSHTEQIIGFSPINPYGETKLLSDPYTINNHYNYNVSRFIFDYKPIENLMFFIGFSRGYKNAGYSTVVNIPNRATFKPEINDTIEAGIKSEFFKGKFGLKYTQFYTETQDFHVVRAINLSQYINLNAELVTIRGYELETFLKPHKDVKLGLSAGYTEGIFNKFYDSVLGRDFNGKWVHFIPKYDIVSYLQYRNEYGIFFRSEFQAVGQMYFAADNTVYSDPYYVINSRIGYETDTLSAYLYMNNMNDRYYFTSYIDGTFQAVPGAPKTYGFMLTYKI; encoded by the coding sequence ATGACTTTCCTTTTTGAGATTGAATCTCAGACAAAGACAGGATTCCGAAAGACTTCTTCCCCGGCCCCAGGAACTCTCCTCCAAAAGAAATTCAGCATACTGTCCTCCTTACTGTTCATTTCGATCTTTTTTACAGCTCCCCTACTTTCACAAACTACTGAGAAAACTCCACAATCTCCTTCCAATGGGACAGATCCTGTTCCCAATGTGGGAACGAAACCGGCAGACCAAGGGATCCGTGTGACTGGCAAAAAAGATCCTAGAGACCGGGAAATCCTTCGGACTCCCAATAGCATCAGTCGTTTGAACGAACAGGACATTCAGGATGCCGGTATCAATCGAACCAACGATATCGATAAACAAGTTCCCAATTTTTCCATCATTGATTCGGGATCACGTAACTTTACATATTTTAACATTCGCGGGATGCGAAGTATTGCCTTCAGTGAACCTGCTGTTGGTTTGATCTTAGATGGAATTCCATTGAATGACAATGTGGCACTGAACACTGAATTATACGGAATAGAAAACATAGAAGTATATCGAGGGAGCCAAGCCACCTTGTTTGGTAAAAATTTTCAAGGTGGTGTTGTTGAGATTCGAACAAAAAAACCAACCAATGTAGCAGAAGGAAAAATCACCTTCGACGCTGGAAATTATAAAAAACAAGAAACGTCTGCATATTACAATGCCCCCATCATTAAAGATAAATTATTCTTTGGAATCGCGGGCAAAACTACAGAGCGTGAAGGATACTTATCGAACGTAACTGGTTTTTATTACCCTACTAACCGACCGTATGAAGTTCCCGTAGAACTCTATAAAACTCATCCGGATGGAAGAAAAGGAAAAGCAGGACGTTTTCGTTTATACTTTACTCCTAATGATATCTTTGAAGCAGACTTACAAGTCAGTGCCGAAAGTTTCGATGACGGCTCACTCAACTTAGTAAACTACTTGGGTGCCAAGTCTGAAAGGGAAAAGGCCCTGCTACAAGGTTGTGTTGCGATGCCTTCCAACTGTTCCAAGTTATATGGAACATACGTAAATAGAGTCAATGGAGATAGAAAGGTTTATTGGGATTACGAAGGAAAAAGTAATGTCACAGGAAATACCTACTCTCTCGCTACGACAACAAAATTACCTCATGTTCTCCTTAAAACAGCATCTGCCATTCGTAAGATGGATATTGACCCTATCACAGCAGATGCCGACTTCACAACTACCGATCAACATAGATCGATTTATGTTGAGAAGGCCACAACTTTTCTCAACGATGTATATGTTGAATCTAAAGACAAACATGACCCACTCCAATTTAAGGCTGGAATCTATTCATCCAATAAAATTACAAATATTGACACAGCGAGAGAACATAGGGTTCAAATGTATGTGGGGACTGATTTTGGTGGCCTTCGTGCCCCGGCTCGCGAAAACAATCTTACCAGGATCCACGATCGTAACATTAGTTTTTATACGCATAACAGTTATACTTTTGCAGAAAAATTTACCGTCACGATTGGATCAAGATTGGAACGACAAGAAAGTCGAATGTCCCATACGGAACAGATCATAGGTTTTTCACCTATCAATCCTTATGGTGAAACAAAACTTTTATCCGATCCATATACAATTAACAATCATTACAACTACAATGTATCTAGATTTATCTTTGATTACAAACCCATCGAAAACCTTATGTTTTTTATTGGGTTTAGTCGTGGTTATAAAAACGCCGGTTATAGCACTGTTGTCAACATTCCCAATAGAGCCACATTCAAACCAGAAATCAATGATACCATCGAAGCCGGTATCAAATCAGAATTTTTTAAAGGAAAATTCGGATTAAAATACACTCAGTTCTATACTGAAACGCAAGACTTTCATGTAGTCCGGGCCATCAACCTTTCTCAATACATAAACCTCAATGCCGAACTTGTTACCATCAGAGGATATGAACTAGAAACATTTCTAAAACCACATAAGGATGTGAAACTAGGACTCTCAGCAGGTTACACAGAAGGAATTTTTAACAAGTTTTATGATTCCGTTCTAGGCCGTGATTTCAACGGGAAATGGGTTCATTTCATTCCTAAATACGACATTGTAAGTTACCTCCAATATAGAAACGAATATGGAATTTTCTTCCGAAGCGAATTCCAAGCCGTTGGCCAAATGTATTTCGCAGCAGATAACACTGTGTATAGCGATCCGTATTATGTAATTAATTCTAGGATAGGATATGAAACTGATACCCTCTCCGCCTATTTATATATGAACAATATGAACGATCGCTATTACTTCACATCTTATATAGATGGAACGTTTCAAGCAGTACCCGGTGCACCAAAGACCTACGGATTTATGTTAACTTATAAAATTTAA
- a CDS encoding DJ-1/PfpI family protein: MNPYTKNFLRNLPYTQKQFYLQSLRLLIIFTFVFSTFNLFGQSFDPTLSNLEVLSIKPNHKKPLIAVIGENQYTELTDFVVPYGILKRAEIADVYALAPNKGAMSMFPALSIEIKTSLDDFDRLHPEGSDLVIVPAIHNAENKILIQWIQKQYERGATIVGVCDGVWTLGYAGLLKNKQTTGHWYSKENLAKTFSDSTWIKNKRYIQDKKIITTTGVTASIPVSLALIEAIAGFKKAKEMAIELGVSDWSPRHNTEEFRLGWKQYVTAAKNLIFFWNYESVGIPMYEGIDEVSLALVADAYSRTYKSKAVTIDYGTLPVLTKSGIRFISDLSSDNLQQGQTLKAITRQVKANEQLHQTLVEIEKQYGTSTMQFVAMQLEYAIQQ; the protein is encoded by the coding sequence ATGAATCCTTATACCAAAAACTTCCTTAGAAACCTTCCATACACCCAAAAACAATTTTACTTACAAAGTTTAAGGCTTTTGATAATTTTCACATTTGTTTTTAGCACCTTTAACCTATTCGGACAATCATTCGATCCAACTTTAAGTAACTTAGAGGTTCTTTCGATTAAACCAAACCACAAAAAACCATTAATTGCAGTCATTGGAGAAAATCAATATACAGAACTTACCGACTTTGTCGTTCCCTATGGAATTTTAAAACGAGCGGAAATAGCAGATGTCTACGCATTGGCACCTAACAAAGGAGCAATGAGTATGTTTCCAGCTCTCTCAATAGAAATCAAAACTTCTCTTGATGACTTTGACAGGCTTCATCCAGAAGGATCAGATCTTGTGATTGTTCCCGCCATTCACAATGCTGAAAACAAAATCTTAATCCAATGGATTCAAAAGCAATATGAACGCGGAGCAACCATTGTAGGTGTTTGCGATGGAGTCTGGACATTGGGTTATGCCGGGTTGTTAAAAAATAAACAGACTACTGGACATTGGTATTCAAAAGAAAACCTAGCTAAGACATTTTCAGATTCTACATGGATCAAAAACAAAAGATACATTCAAGATAAAAAGATCATTACAACAACAGGTGTCACTGCTTCTATTCCTGTTTCTCTCGCTTTGATTGAGGCAATCGCTGGATTTAAAAAAGCAAAAGAAATGGCAATAGAACTCGGAGTATCCGATTGGAGTCCACGACATAATACCGAGGAATTCCGCTTAGGTTGGAAACAGTATGTAACCGCAGCAAAAAATCTAATTTTCTTTTGGAATTATGAATCCGTTGGGATTCCTATGTATGAAGGTATTGATGAAGTTTCTTTGGCATTAGTTGCTGATGCCTATTCTCGGACGTACAAATCAAAAGCCGTAACTATTGATTATGGTACCCTACCCGTTCTTACCAAATCAGGAATCAGGTTCATTTCTGATTTAAGTAGTGATAACCTACAGCAAGGACAAACCCTGAAAGCGATAACAAGGCAGGTAAAAGCTAACGAGCAATTACACCAAACGCTTGTAGAAATTGAAAAACAATACGGTACATCTACGATGCAATTCGTAGCAATGCAGTTGGAATATGCAATCCAACAATGA
- a CDS encoding methyl-accepting chemotaxis protein — MQNALPKNLTTTIAVETILLVVIGVLFGLTLSSWFLKIFGKLEAAFKEVGLGNLQVRLKYKTNDLFSDFYMSFHRMLQAQGELIQHIKTSADTLSSDSQEMKLVTLDFSTNLQSQSAATEEVSASIEEISGVAVSISNIAENNSQSMSNLTSEVDRLSMAIDKTGEYVEGTLDSIKNIIERAEAGKNTLRTMNEAMDNLSNSSLEISKTVDVIAKISEQVNMLALNASIEAARAGDAGRGFAVVAEEVSKLAERTAGAVKGIDSLMKKNQNDVSLGRERIEKTTMEIQEIIGNIDSISGKITEVHSAVITQKELKNKLLKEAVFVKERSEEIKEAVTEHKTATNEVMASVSSISQSSFSNSESSDVLAGKITAIANTAHKLIAMVDLFKTNVVFDESSISERDEATHKLQFRSEIGSIYYVKEKDLLEVVWTPDFSEEKYTEILNEALNIIHKYNIRKWLADTRRMGLVTRPAQEWVNVNWFPKASNSSLRKMAVVVPNSALAAISIDDQTLKTGNVELKSVPSLESGIVWLND; from the coding sequence ATGCAGAATGCACTACCAAAAAATCTGACTACAACAATCGCTGTAGAAACCATTCTCCTTGTAGTTATTGGTGTCCTCTTTGGATTGACCTTAAGTTCTTGGTTTCTTAAAATCTTTGGGAAGTTGGAAGCTGCCTTCAAGGAAGTCGGGCTCGGAAATTTACAAGTTCGACTCAAATACAAAACCAATGATCTATTCTCTGATTTTTACATGAGTTTCCATAGAATGTTACAAGCTCAAGGAGAACTCATTCAACACATTAAAACATCCGCAGACACCTTGTCCTCCGATTCACAAGAAATGAAGTTGGTAACTCTTGACTTTTCAACAAACTTACAATCGCAGTCCGCTGCGACGGAAGAAGTTTCAGCATCGATTGAGGAAATCTCTGGAGTTGCTGTATCCATTTCAAACATTGCGGAAAACAACTCACAAAGTATGAGCAACTTAACATCTGAGGTTGATCGACTATCAATGGCGATCGATAAAACAGGTGAATATGTAGAAGGGACTCTCGATTCTATAAAAAATATTATCGAACGCGCAGAAGCAGGAAAAAATACACTTCGCACAATGAATGAAGCAATGGACAATTTGTCTAATAGTTCACTTGAAATTTCCAAAACAGTCGATGTAATTGCAAAAATCAGTGAACAAGTTAACATGCTTGCTTTGAACGCTTCAATCGAAGCTGCACGTGCTGGTGATGCGGGAAGAGGATTTGCGGTCGTTGCAGAAGAAGTTTCGAAACTTGCAGAGAGAACAGCAGGTGCAGTTAAAGGTATTGATTCTTTAATGAAAAAAAATCAGAATGATGTTTCTTTGGGTAGAGAACGAATTGAAAAAACCACAATGGAAATCCAAGAAATCATAGGTAATATTGATTCTATTTCCGGGAAAATAACGGAAGTTCATTCTGCAGTAATTACACAAAAAGAATTAAAGAACAAACTCCTCAAGGAAGCTGTCTTTGTAAAAGAGCGATCTGAAGAAATCAAAGAAGCGGTTACCGAACATAAGACAGCCACAAACGAAGTAATGGCATCCGTTTCTTCCATTAGCCAATCTTCCTTTAGTAATTCTGAAAGTAGCGATGTACTTGCAGGTAAAATCACCGCAATTGCGAATACGGCTCACAAACTAATTGCAATGGTTGATCTTTTCAAAACAAATGTTGTTTTTGATGAATCTTCGATTTCAGAAAGAGATGAAGCTACTCACAAACTTCAATTCCGATCAGAAATTGGCAGCATTTACTACGTGAAAGAAAAAGATTTACTGGAAGTTGTTTGGACGCCAGACTTTAGCGAAGAAAAATACACTGAAATTTTGAACGAAGCATTAAATATTATTCATAAATATAACATACGTAAGTGGCTAGCAGATACTAGAAGGATGGGACTTGTCACAAGGCCTGCACAAGAATGGGTAAACGTCAATTGGTTCCCAAAAGCAAGTAATTCCAGCCTTAGAAAGATGGCCGTTGTCGTCCCTAACTCAGCACTGGCAGCCATCTCAATAGATGATCAAACATTAAAAACTGGTAATGTAGAACTGAAATCGGTACCAAGTTTAGAATCTGGAATTGTTTGGTTAAACGACTAA
- a CDS encoding putative sulfate/molybdate transporter: protein MFGFSYLRFDRREFAGAFGDIGTDLPLLVAMILAAGLDTPSVFIVFGSMQILTGLIYKMPMPVQPLKAMATLVITGKIAGPIVLGAGIAIGTIMFFLSLFGLLDRLTKLIPKAVVRGLQFGLGISLCILACKEYIPAEQTKGYVLAALSFFIIILLLDNKKYPASLFVILLGIVYALSFHFNLSLLQSSVEVHVPILFLPDADMILKGFVLLAIPQIPLSLGNSILATKQVSDDLFPDRKPISVKKIGFTYSLMNLVSPLFSGIPCCHGAGGMVGHYTFGGRTGGSVVIYGSLYIILGLFFGNGIQNIIKTFPLPMLGVILFFEALSLITLLKDTIPNKREFIIAILTGMIAFGLPYGFLIAMVVGTGVYYSPITLSTLSKLGDRIKKEL, encoded by the coding sequence ATGTTTGGATTTTCTTATTTGCGTTTCGACCGTCGAGAGTTTGCGGGTGCCTTTGGGGACATCGGAACGGACTTACCTCTCCTAGTTGCTATGATCCTTGCGGCGGGCCTGGACACACCGAGTGTTTTCATTGTGTTCGGATCAATGCAGATCTTAACGGGATTAATTTATAAAATGCCAATGCCGGTGCAACCACTGAAAGCCATGGCAACTCTTGTCATCACTGGAAAAATTGCAGGACCTATTGTGTTAGGTGCTGGAATTGCAATTGGGACTATCATGTTTTTTCTTTCCTTATTTGGGCTTTTAGATCGCCTAACAAAGTTAATTCCTAAGGCAGTGGTGCGTGGATTACAATTTGGACTAGGTATTAGTCTTTGTATTCTTGCCTGCAAGGAATACATCCCCGCCGAACAAACAAAAGGATATGTACTTGCTGCACTTTCCTTTTTTATCATTATTTTATTACTCGATAACAAAAAATACCCTGCTTCCCTATTTGTCATTTTGTTAGGGATAGTCTATGCGTTAAGTTTTCATTTTAACCTTTCCCTACTCCAAAGCAGTGTAGAAGTTCATGTTCCAATTCTGTTTTTACCTGATGCAGATATGATCCTAAAAGGTTTTGTGTTATTAGCAATTCCTCAAATCCCATTGTCTTTAGGAAACTCCATCCTTGCCACCAAACAAGTATCTGATGACCTTTTTCCTGATAGAAAACCAATCAGTGTCAAAAAAATTGGGTTCACCTACTCATTGATGAATTTGGTCTCTCCTCTTTTTAGCGGAATTCCATGTTGCCATGGAGCTGGCGGAATGGTCGGTCATTATACTTTCGGGGGAAGGACAGGAGGTTCTGTGGTGATTTATGGATCTCTCTACATCATCCTGGGTCTTTTTTTTGGGAATGGGATCCAAAACATAATCAAAACATTCCCGCTGCCGATGCTTGGTGTGATTCTTTTTTTCGAAGCCCTATCTCTTATCACCTTGCTAAAGGATACAATCCCAAACAAAAGAGAGTTTATCATCGCCATCCTTACAGGGATGATCGCTTTCGGACTTCCTTATGGATTTTTGATCGCAATGGTCGTAGGAACTGGTGTTTATTATTCACCAATTACACTTTCCACATTATCTAAATTAGGTGATAGGATCAAAAAAGAACTATAA
- a CDS encoding CoA-binding protein, whose product MNVTDSEIKSLLESYKKITVYGLSNDLSKPSHYVPVFIRDKGWEVIGTYPKEHSVGGFTIYKSLKDVPKEDRKFIDVFRSSDKIPEVIDEILSLGGTEVIWLQLGISHPEAEKKAEDAGIRVVSNRCLIIEHRNYF is encoded by the coding sequence ATGAATGTAACAGATTCCGAGATAAAATCACTCCTTGAGTCCTATAAAAAAATCACAGTCTACGGACTCAGTAATGACTTATCCAAACCAAGTCATTATGTTCCAGTGTTCATTCGAGACAAAGGATGGGAAGTAATCGGAACCTATCCCAAAGAACACAGCGTAGGTGGATTTACAATTTATAAAAGTTTAAAGGATGTCCCTAAAGAAGATAGGAAGTTCATCGATGTCTTTCGAAGTTCTGATAAAATTCCTGAAGTGATCGATGAAATTTTAAGTCTGGGTGGAACAGAAGTGATATGGCTTCAACTCGGAATCTCACATCCAGAGGCAGAAAAAAAAGCCGAGGATGCAGGGATACGAGTTGTGTCCAATCGTTGCCTCATCATAGAACATAGGAATTATTTTTAA